Proteins co-encoded in one Vibrio aquimaris genomic window:
- a CDS encoding phosphotransferase has product MAIMAWQEACQLDTSLRSLDHFFSTPPEYAQTLTGGLTNRCWKVKTHSSDCFVWRPSTHITKALSISRFHEQQILSLIKDTGIAPKPVYLNEYGLLVEWIEGEPLTDDLPFDSLLKTLAKIHNFDITKVPTVPFNYTARVDHYWMLLREELQLDQYRDLYQQWRNVPSLDNTIHSLCHFDLAGYNMVKHSEGHKVIDWEYACVSDPRLDLAITIGVTNEKPLESVYRYCQFRGIESVDDWVNGVMAWKPRAEVMAMLWYLLAYQLKGQERYLTEAQTLGDLLVSQSDQA; this is encoded by the coding sequence ATGGCAATAATGGCCTGGCAGGAAGCCTGTCAGCTTGATACTTCACTGAGATCATTAGATCACTTCTTTTCGACTCCTCCGGAATATGCTCAGACGCTGACCGGAGGGCTGACAAATCGCTGCTGGAAAGTCAAAACTCACAGTAGCGATTGTTTTGTCTGGCGCCCCAGCACCCACATCACCAAAGCCTTGTCGATTTCTAGATTTCATGAACAACAAATTCTTTCTCTCATCAAAGATACTGGTATTGCTCCTAAGCCCGTTTATCTTAATGAATACGGTTTGTTGGTGGAATGGATTGAAGGAGAGCCACTTACGGATGACCTACCTTTTGACTCCTTATTGAAAACACTGGCCAAGATTCATAATTTTGATATTACCAAAGTGCCGACCGTCCCTTTTAACTATACTGCTCGGGTCGATCATTACTGGATGTTACTGCGTGAAGAGTTGCAGTTAGACCAGTACCGAGACCTGTATCAACAATGGCGTAACGTACCAAGTTTAGATAACACTATCCACTCGCTTTGTCATTTTGATCTTGCCGGTTATAACATGGTTAAACACTCTGAAGGACATAAGGTGATTGACTGGGAATACGCCTGTGTGTCTGATCCTCGACTCGATCTAGCGATAACGATAGGTGTGACAAATGAGAAACCACTAGAGTCGGTTTATCGATACTGTCAGTTTAGAGGTATCGAAAGTGTTGATGACTGGGTTAATGGGGTTATGGCTTGGAAACCAAGGGCTGAGGTGATGGCGATGTTGTGGTATCTGTTAGCTTATCAGTTAAAGGGGCAAGAAAGGTATTTAACTGAAGCGCAAACGCTCGGTGATTTGCTGGTTTCACAATCTGACCAAGCTTAA
- the lpoB gene encoding penicillin-binding protein activator LpoB has translation MKKSAIALLGLAVLLGGCSNKVSYGDAQAVETTTIDFGSTDLQKIAAEMVDSMMMSGSVAAITNNSRPIVFVEKIKNKTSEHIDTESITDTISTKMLNSGKFRFVDMDRVEAVREQLNFQNNDELVNQSTAIQFGQMVGAQYMLYGNLSSIAKTGGSDKDVYYKMTMRLMDLKTGLIEWADETEIRKQESKSFLGL, from the coding sequence ATGAAAAAAAGCGCTATAGCATTACTTGGTTTAGCTGTCTTACTAGGTGGCTGCTCTAATAAAGTTAGCTACGGTGACGCACAAGCTGTTGAAACCACAACGATTGATTTTGGTTCAACGGATTTGCAAAAGATTGCTGCAGAAATGGTTGATAGCATGATGATGTCTGGATCGGTTGCTGCTATAACCAATAACTCTCGCCCAATCGTTTTTGTTGAAAAAATTAAGAACAAAACGAGCGAGCATATCGATACTGAGTCTATCACTGATACTATCAGTACTAAAATGCTCAATTCGGGTAAATTCCGCTTTGTTGATATGGACAGAGTGGAAGCGGTTCGTGAACAACTTAACTTTCAAAATAATGATGAGTTAGTTAATCAGAGCACGGCGATCCAGTTTGGCCAGATGGTTGGCGCACAATATATGCTGTATGGAAACCTATCGAGCATAGCGAAAACCGGAGGCAGTGATAAAGATGTATACTATAAGATGACCATGCGTCTTATGGACTTAAAAACTGGTTTAATCGAATGGGCGGATGAAACAGAAATCCGTAAACAAGAGTCGAAAAGCTTCTTGGGGCTGTAA
- a CDS encoding YcfL family protein — translation MKKWLIAALAGFIIVGCSSNTAGLRIDGASQTVLFGDNVLAGRLHIDDISTAQVDGRARGVVRVTSQYKGDQHIQYRFYWYDDSGLEVNTKLGPWRQTVVRGMETISISEVSVNPNGTQFRIQIRESDN, via the coding sequence ATGAAAAAATGGCTTATTGCAGCGTTGGCTGGTTTTATCATAGTAGGGTGCTCAAGCAACACCGCGGGCTTGCGTATAGATGGAGCATCGCAAACCGTTTTATTTGGTGATAACGTGTTAGCTGGACGTCTACACATTGACGACATATCGACCGCTCAGGTTGATGGACGAGCGAGAGGCGTGGTGAGAGTCACTAGCCAATATAAAGGCGATCAGCACATTCAGTATCGCTTCTATTGGTACGATGATAGTGGGTTAGAGGTCAACACTAAGCTTGGCCCTTGGCGACAAACCGTTGTACGAGGAATGGAAACTATTTCTATCTCAGAAGTTTCAGTGAATCCGAATGGTACACAGTTCCGCATTCAGATTCGAGAAAGCGATAACTAA
- a CDS encoding COG3014 family protein: MHKQVRIALVVLGSTVLTACANFSAGNLFSHYSAQNNELYQAVKQGQYQEAEQALPEQVAGDILDNMEKGRVYLLNQQYSESKSAFELSDQAVRAQQDKATISITETATSVGSLAVNDNLDIYRPADYELGFLHLYLGLNYLKNNDLEGAIIEMRRANQVQEQARKEREKELESAQKDLQSKGLTPNIGSVLSNYPDAGKTLQAVQNGYLLYLSALLYEADKALNDSYVDYRRALAVMPDNAAVIDGAKRVAKRLGMNEDLAMLEKRYGKASFIESDKARVIVIEEQGVVDALQGWKQTLPLFDSSDNLVLYTIALPHYGRHDSQYFPATQLNQTKLNSDLMTDVNAMAQYDLSERMPAIIIRQALRVWAKDELRRNATNEDQLGSALVNIWNTLTEQPDTRSWLTLPGQIKSSSMTVEPGQQTVTVNEQDYQFELKAGRTALVWVSRQGGNAIIWHKQLGNIR; this comes from the coding sequence GTGCATAAACAGGTTCGAATCGCATTAGTGGTATTAGGCTCAACAGTTCTTACTGCCTGCGCTAATTTTTCAGCGGGCAATCTATTTAGCCACTATAGTGCGCAAAACAACGAGCTTTATCAGGCGGTTAAGCAAGGCCAGTATCAAGAAGCAGAACAAGCTTTACCTGAGCAAGTCGCTGGAGATATTTTGGACAATATGGAAAAAGGCCGTGTCTACCTGCTTAACCAACAATATAGCGAAAGTAAATCTGCGTTTGAGCTTAGTGATCAAGCTGTGAGAGCTCAGCAAGACAAAGCAACTATCTCCATTACAGAAACGGCAACTAGTGTTGGTTCACTCGCTGTTAACGATAACTTGGATATTTACCGGCCAGCAGATTATGAACTTGGCTTTTTACATTTATACCTTGGCTTAAATTACCTTAAAAATAACGATCTTGAGGGCGCGATTATTGAAATGCGTCGCGCAAATCAGGTTCAAGAACAAGCGAGAAAAGAAAGAGAAAAGGAACTAGAATCCGCTCAAAAAGATTTGCAATCCAAAGGTTTAACCCCAAACATTGGAAGCGTACTCTCTAATTATCCAGATGCAGGCAAAACACTCCAAGCGGTACAAAATGGCTATTTGCTTTATCTGTCTGCATTATTGTATGAGGCAGATAAAGCACTCAATGACTCTTATGTCGATTATCGACGAGCATTAGCTGTGATGCCTGATAACGCCGCCGTTATTGATGGTGCCAAGCGCGTCGCGAAACGATTAGGCATGAATGAAGACTTAGCCATGTTAGAAAAACGTTATGGTAAAGCGAGTTTCATTGAAAGTGACAAAGCAAGAGTCATCGTCATTGAAGAGCAAGGGGTTGTGGATGCCCTGCAGGGGTGGAAACAAACTCTTCCTTTGTTCGATAGCAGTGATAATCTAGTATTATATACTATCGCCTTGCCGCACTACGGGCGCCATGATAGCCAGTATTTTCCCGCCACTCAGTTGAATCAGACCAAGCTCAATAGTGACTTGATGACGGACGTCAATGCTATGGCTCAATATGATTTATCTGAGAGAATGCCAGCGATCATTATTCGCCAAGCACTTCGCGTTTGGGCGAAAGATGAATTGCGCAGAAATGCCACTAATGAAGACCAATTGGGTAGTGCATTAGTGAATATTTGGAATACCTTGACAGAGCAGCCTGACACCAGAAGTTGGTTAACTCTTCCAGGACAAATCAAAAGCAGTAGCATGACAGTCGAACCTGGTCAGCAAACGGTGACGGTAAATGAGCAAGATTACCAATTTGAGTTGAAAGCAGGTCGAACTGCTTTGGTTTGGGTCTCTCGGCAGGGAGGTAATGCCATTATATGGCATAAACAGTTAGGAAACATTAGATGA
- the hinT gene encoding purine nucleoside phosphoramidase produces MAEETIFSKIIRKEIPSDVVYQDDLVTAFRDINPRAPSHILIIPNKLIPTTNDIEESDELTMGRMFTVARKLAKEEGIAEDGYRLIVNCNPHGGQEVYHIHMHLLGGRPLGPILVS; encoded by the coding sequence ATGGCTGAAGAGACCATATTCAGTAAAATAATTCGTAAAGAGATACCTTCCGATGTGGTGTATCAAGATGATCTGGTGACTGCTTTTCGAGATATTAACCCTCGTGCACCGAGTCATATTCTGATCATTCCTAATAAGCTTATTCCAACTACCAACGATATCGAAGAGTCTGATGAACTTACTATGGGTAGAATGTTTACCGTAGCACGCAAATTGGCAAAGGAAGAGGGTATTGCTGAAGATGGCTATCGCCTAATTGTGAACTGTAATCCACATGGTGGTCAGGAAGTCTACCATATACATATGCACTTGTTAGGTGGAAGACCACTTGGCCCTATTTTGGTCAGTTAA
- a CDS encoding DUF1887 family protein → MAVHVGIIDQDPIRLVTPLLDNRTISNHIVFIGVKSQIAMYQRLEHVLAKRNITAEFFEIPNVANTSRIKRAVGILADDLSSRGEEVKLNASCGLRHQLLSVYEIFRTFHWPIFVVEPNTDRLCWLYPDGKEDTQLEDRITIDDYLTVFGARGEFNQQELPAQLDQKLYELGEKWASNALELGPGLATLNYLATTCRKEQRLNVELSEKQQGYRELNMLLSDLVEAHIASYCDGVLTFANEDARRFSNGEWLETLVHRTVRDIQKDIPTIQDHSLNVQVYRQLGDREVRNELDVASVANNKLHIIECKTKGMRDDGDDTLYKLESLRDLLGGLQARAMLVSFRPLRYNDITRAEDLGLALIGPEELKDLKTHLTSWYKEAGGYDDSDIG, encoded by the coding sequence ATGGCAGTCCATGTTGGCATCATTGACCAAGACCCGATTCGTTTGGTAACTCCTCTATTGGATAACCGTACCATCAGTAATCACATTGTTTTTATTGGCGTGAAAAGTCAGATAGCTATGTACCAAAGACTTGAGCATGTTCTTGCCAAAAGAAATATCACAGCCGAGTTTTTTGAGATCCCTAATGTCGCCAATACATCAAGGATTAAGCGTGCTGTGGGTATCTTAGCCGACGATCTAAGTTCACGTGGTGAAGAAGTCAAACTCAATGCTAGCTGCGGGCTAAGACATCAGCTCCTATCAGTTTATGAAATTTTTCGTACATTCCATTGGCCAATCTTCGTCGTTGAGCCAAATACCGATAGGTTATGTTGGCTCTATCCAGATGGCAAAGAGGATACGCAACTTGAAGACCGCATTACAATAGATGACTACCTAACAGTGTTCGGCGCTCGGGGTGAGTTCAACCAGCAAGAATTGCCTGCACAGCTTGATCAAAAACTCTATGAGCTGGGAGAAAAATGGGCAAGTAATGCCCTAGAACTAGGCCCAGGTCTTGCGACACTCAATTATCTCGCAACAACCTGTAGAAAAGAGCAAAGACTTAATGTCGAGTTGTCAGAAAAACAGCAAGGATACCGCGAACTGAATATGCTTCTTAGTGATTTAGTAGAAGCACACATTGCCAGTTATTGTGATGGTGTACTTACCTTTGCTAATGAAGACGCTCGCCGATTCTCAAATGGTGAGTGGTTGGAGACTCTTGTGCATCGGACAGTACGAGACATTCAAAAAGATATTCCAACGATTCAAGATCATTCTCTCAATGTTCAAGTGTATCGTCAGCTCGGAGACCGAGAAGTAAGAAATGAGTTGGATGTTGCTTCTGTCGCAAACAACAAACTGCACATCATCGAGTGTAAGACCAAAGGTATGCGTGACGATGGTGATGATACTTTGTACAAGCTCGAGTCCCTGCGCGACTTACTGGGAGGATTACAAGCGCGTGCTATGCTAGTCAGCTTTAGGCCTCTACGATACAACGACATCACTAGAGCGGAAGATCTTGGGCTTGCTCTCATTGGGCCTGAAGAACTCAAAGACTTAAAAACGCATTTAACCTCTTGGTACAAAGAGGCCGGCGGCTATGATGACTCGGATATTGGCTAG
- the fadR gene encoding fatty acid metabolism transcriptional regulator FadR yields MVIKAKSPAGFAEKYIIESIWKGRFPPGSILPAERELSELIGVTRTTLREVLQRLARDGWLTIQHGKPTKVNQFMETSGLHILDTLMTLDADNATSIVEDLLAARTNISPIFMRYAFKANKENSERTISSVIESCESLLASESWEDFMASSPYAEKIQQFVKDDSERDEAKRHATLIAKTFNFYDYMLFQRLAFHSGNQIYGLIFNGLKKLYDRVGSYYFSNPESRRLALQFYRDLLEVCETGNRDRIIVVVRHYGMESAQIWNEMKNSLPTNFTEDDT; encoded by the coding sequence ATGGTCATTAAGGCAAAGAGCCCAGCAGGCTTTGCAGAAAAATACATCATTGAGAGTATTTGGAAAGGGCGTTTCCCTCCGGGTTCTATTTTACCCGCTGAACGTGAGCTCTCCGAGCTGATTGGGGTGACTCGAACAACACTTCGGGAAGTGCTACAACGCCTTGCTCGCGATGGTTGGCTGACCATTCAGCATGGTAAGCCAACTAAAGTGAATCAATTTATGGAAACATCAGGGCTACATATCCTCGATACCTTGATGACTCTGGATGCGGATAATGCTACTTCCATCGTGGAAGACCTTCTTGCTGCACGGACTAACATTAGTCCTATCTTCATGCGTTATGCATTTAAAGCTAATAAAGAGAACTCCGAGCGTACGATAAGCAGTGTGATTGAGTCTTGTGAAAGCCTTCTCGCGTCTGAGTCTTGGGAAGATTTTATGGCTTCGTCACCCTATGCAGAGAAGATCCAACAATTTGTTAAAGATGATAGCGAGCGCGATGAAGCAAAACGTCATGCAACTCTCATCGCGAAAACATTTAACTTCTATGATTATATGCTTTTTCAACGTTTGGCATTCCACTCTGGCAATCAGATTTATGGTTTGATTTTTAATGGTTTGAAGAAGCTGTACGATCGCGTTGGCAGCTACTACTTCTCCAATCCAGAATCCAGAAGACTCGCATTGCAGTTTTATCGTGACCTCTTGGAGGTTTGTGAGACAGGTAACCGGGATCGCATCATTGTTGTTGTCCGACACTATGGTATGGAAAGTGCGCAGATTTGGAATGAGATGAAAAACTCACTACCTACCAATTTTACAGAAGATGATACTTGA
- the nhaB gene encoding Na(+)/H(+) antiporter NhaB, whose translation MPMSLGNAFIKNFLGKAPDWYKVAIILFLLINPIVFFFFDPFVAGWLLVAEFIFTLAMALKCYPLQPGGLLAIEAIAIGMTSPEQVKHELVSNIEVLLLLIFMVAGIYFMKQLLLFIFTKILLGIRSKSLLSVAFCFASAFLSAFLDALTVIAVVISVAVGFYAIYHKVASGIRSSASHDHTKDDHLCELTRDDLENYRAFLRSLLMHAGVGTALGGVMTMVGEPQNLIIADQASWQFGEFIIRMLPITAPVFVFGLLTSILVEKLKICGYGSRLPDNVRKILVDFDNQERKNRTKQDVAKLWIQGIIAIWLILGLAFHLAAVGLIGLSVIILATSFTGVIEEHSLGKAFEEALPFTALLAVFFSIVAVIIDQHLFKPVIDTVLHVEDKGAQLALFYIANGLLSMVSDNVFVGTVYINEVKTALVEGIITRDQFDLLAVAINTGTNLPSVATPNGQAAFLFLLTSALAPLIRLSYGRMVIMALPYTVVLTLVGLAGIVFFVEPMTAWFYELGWIIPHSEVPTQIMPSGH comes from the coding sequence ATGCCAATGTCGCTCGGCAATGCTTTCATTAAGAACTTCTTAGGCAAAGCACCAGATTGGTATAAAGTTGCCATTATTTTATTCCTGTTAATCAACCCTATTGTTTTTTTCTTTTTTGACCCTTTTGTAGCAGGATGGCTACTGGTAGCTGAATTCATTTTCACCTTAGCTATGGCATTAAAGTGCTATCCACTCCAGCCTGGAGGGCTGCTCGCTATAGAAGCGATTGCGATTGGAATGACGAGTCCTGAACAAGTTAAGCATGAGCTGGTCTCTAATATTGAAGTTTTGCTTTTACTGATCTTTATGGTGGCTGGCATTTACTTCATGAAGCAGTTGTTGCTATTTATTTTTACCAAGATCTTACTCGGTATTCGATCTAAGAGCCTACTTTCTGTTGCTTTCTGCTTTGCTTCTGCATTTTTGTCAGCATTTTTGGATGCATTAACCGTGATTGCCGTTGTGATTAGTGTCGCTGTCGGCTTCTATGCTATCTACCACAAAGTTGCCTCTGGCATACGCTCCAGTGCTTCTCATGACCATACCAAGGATGATCATCTATGTGAGTTAACTCGAGACGATTTAGAAAACTACCGAGCTTTTCTACGTTCACTGCTAATGCATGCTGGTGTCGGAACTGCTCTGGGTGGCGTGATGACCATGGTTGGTGAGCCACAAAACTTAATCATAGCCGATCAAGCAAGCTGGCAGTTTGGTGAATTTATCATTCGCATGCTGCCTATTACCGCGCCTGTATTTGTATTTGGCCTTTTGACTAGCATCCTAGTAGAAAAATTAAAAATCTGCGGATACGGTAGCCGGTTACCCGATAACGTACGCAAAATATTGGTCGATTTTGATAACCAAGAGAGAAAAAATCGCACAAAACAAGACGTTGCCAAACTTTGGATTCAAGGCATCATTGCCATCTGGCTAATTCTAGGCCTGGCATTTCACCTAGCGGCGGTTGGCTTGATAGGCTTGTCTGTTATTATTTTAGCTACATCATTTACTGGTGTTATCGAAGAACACTCTCTAGGTAAAGCATTTGAAGAAGCGCTCCCTTTTACTGCCCTTCTTGCAGTGTTCTTTTCCATTGTCGCTGTCATTATTGACCAACATCTTTTTAAACCAGTGATCGATACGGTGCTGCATGTTGAAGATAAAGGAGCACAATTAGCATTGTTCTATATTGCCAATGGTCTTCTCTCTATGGTTTCAGACAATGTATTTGTGGGCACAGTTTATATCAACGAAGTTAAGACTGCTCTAGTGGAGGGTATTATCACACGTGATCAGTTTGATCTACTTGCTGTTGCCATTAACACAGGAACAAACCTTCCATCAGTCGCAACGCCAAACGGCCAAGCCGCGTTCCTATTTTTGCTGACATCAGCACTCGCGCCATTAATCAGACTTTCATATGGACGCATGGTCATAATGGCGTTGCCTTATACTGTAGTGTTAACACTGGTTGGCCTTGCTGGAATCGTTTTCTTTGTAGAACCTATGACAGCTTGGTTCTACGAATTAGGCTGGATTATTCCGCATTCAGAAGTCCCGACTCAAATCATGCCAAGTGGTCACTAA
- the dsbB gene encoding disulfide bond formation protein DsbB: MNTLRTLNTSSKTRLAWLLLLVSVICFEASALFFQHVMLLSPCVMCIYERVAMFAVGGAALIGLIAPSNTWVRWLGLIAWGASAYKGLMLALEHVDYQFNPSPFATCDLFVTFPDWAPINQWAPWLFEAYGDCSEVVWQFLGLSMPQWLAVIFAGNLVALALITIAQFVKEK, from the coding sequence GTGAACACCCTTCGTACCCTCAATACCTCTTCTAAAACTCGTCTTGCTTGGCTTTTACTGTTAGTCTCGGTCATTTGTTTTGAAGCCAGCGCCCTTTTTTTTCAACATGTTATGCTGTTATCACCTTGCGTAATGTGTATTTACGAACGGGTCGCAATGTTTGCGGTTGGCGGCGCTGCATTGATTGGCCTGATAGCGCCAAGTAATACTTGGGTTCGCTGGTTAGGGCTTATCGCTTGGGGTGCGAGTGCATACAAGGGGCTAATGTTGGCATTAGAACACGTGGATTATCAGTTTAACCCTTCTCCTTTTGCAACTTGCGATCTCTTCGTGACATTTCCTGACTGGGCTCCAATTAATCAATGGGCGCCATGGCTATTTGAAGCCTATGGTGATTGCAGTGAAGTCGTGTGGCAATTTTTGGGATTATCTATGCCACAATGGTTAGCGGTTATCTTTGCAGGTAATCTCGTTGCTCTGGCATTAATCACTATTGCTCAATTTGTGAAAGAAAAATAG
- a CDS encoding DNA translocase FtsK, with protein sequence MFKDSKNKVETIIKTGDESQVSRLDGPQRLKECSLIVTVLASILLSVALLTFSPADPSWSQTAWGQDIHNAGGIVGAWIADTLFFTFGSLAYTIPIIAAATAWVVFSKREESEPIDLLLWGTRLLGLTVLVMTSCGLADINFDDIWYFSSGGVVGDVLTSLSLPILNILGTTLVFLFLWGAGFTLLTGISWLTIVDRLGEWTIYCLTLVANKVRGEKDELIQPELTEPEENNALPAQEPELNTDSVLETEQRQERQFNIHIPDSEPAKSEFIEIEAAPDVFDNDIKSMFERTKQLDATIEELDAAAQHENDYAPQESQDISNSQSEHYDVGTQEQSQVAKVENEQLSEPFKDDLQDYPTIESTELEQLDIDDKLEMMEPKISTFDVAEEENLDVLEAEPLSLNQNVDDDSAAFQGIVAEAQTKVAAKQNPFLVQQEVNLPKPVEPMPTLELLYHPEKRENFIDRQALENIARLVESKLADYKIKAEVVGIFPGPVITRFELDLAPGVKVSRISGLSMDLARSLSAMAVRVVEVIPGKPYVGLELPNMSRQTVYFSDVIASTQFADAKSPTTVVLGQDIAGEAVVADLAKMPHVLVAGTTGSGKSVGVNVMILSMLYKATPEDVRFIMIDPKMLELSVYEGIPHLLSEVVTDMKDASNALRWCVGEMERRYKLMSALGVRNIKGFNDKLKLAAEAGHPIHDPLWQDGDSMDELPPLLEKLPYIVVIVDEFADLMMVVGKKVEELIARLAQKARAAGIHLILATQRPSVDVITGLIKANIPTRVAFTVSTKTDSRTILDQGGAESLLGMGDMLYLPPGSSHTVRVHGAFASDDDVHAVVSNWKARGKPNYIDEITHGDQGPEALLPGEKPEGEEEMDPLFDQVVEHVVQSRRGSVSGVQRRFKIGYNRAARIVEQLESHGIVSAPGHNGNREVLAPAPGREVN encoded by the coding sequence ATGTTCAAAGACAGCAAAAATAAAGTTGAAACCATCATTAAAACTGGGGATGAGTCACAAGTATCACGCCTCGATGGCCCCCAGCGCTTAAAAGAGTGCAGCTTAATTGTGACAGTATTGGCTTCAATTTTGTTGTCAGTGGCACTATTAACATTTAGTCCAGCTGACCCATCTTGGTCGCAGACTGCATGGGGACAAGATATTCACAATGCGGGAGGTATTGTGGGGGCATGGATTGCTGATACCCTATTTTTTACTTTTGGTTCGTTAGCATACACAATCCCCATTATTGCCGCAGCCACCGCTTGGGTTGTCTTCAGTAAACGTGAAGAGAGCGAGCCGATTGATCTCTTGCTGTGGGGAACGCGATTGTTAGGTCTAACGGTTCTGGTTATGACCAGCTGTGGGCTTGCTGATATCAATTTTGATGATATTTGGTATTTTTCCTCGGGCGGCGTGGTAGGTGACGTGCTAACAAGCTTGTCGCTACCTATACTCAACATCCTTGGAACCACATTAGTATTCCTATTTCTATGGGGAGCGGGTTTTACCCTGCTCACAGGGATTTCATGGCTGACGATTGTTGACAGGCTCGGTGAGTGGACAATTTATTGTCTTACACTGGTAGCTAATAAAGTGCGCGGGGAAAAAGATGAGCTTATTCAACCTGAACTGACAGAACCAGAAGAAAATAATGCTTTACCTGCACAAGAGCCTGAACTTAACACTGACTCTGTTCTCGAAACAGAACAGCGGCAAGAAAGGCAATTTAATATCCATATACCTGATTCTGAGCCTGCTAAGTCAGAGTTTATTGAGATAGAAGCTGCACCTGATGTATTTGATAACGATATTAAGTCTATGTTCGAGCGGACTAAGCAACTTGATGCGACCATTGAAGAGCTAGATGCCGCCGCTCAACATGAGAATGATTATGCGCCTCAAGAAAGTCAGGATATTAGTAATAGTCAATCAGAGCATTATGATGTGGGTACTCAAGAACAATCACAAGTTGCGAAAGTAGAAAATGAGCAGCTTTCTGAACCGTTCAAAGATGACCTGCAAGATTATCCGACCATAGAATCCACAGAATTGGAACAGCTCGATATAGATGACAAATTAGAGATGATGGAGCCAAAGATCTCTACATTTGATGTTGCTGAAGAAGAAAACCTTGATGTATTGGAGGCCGAGCCACTTTCATTGAATCAAAATGTTGACGATGACTCTGCCGCTTTTCAAGGTATTGTCGCGGAAGCTCAAACTAAGGTTGCCGCTAAGCAAAATCCTTTCCTTGTTCAGCAAGAGGTGAACCTGCCAAAACCTGTAGAGCCTATGCCAACACTGGAGCTGCTTTATCATCCCGAAAAGCGTGAAAATTTTATAGATCGTCAAGCTTTAGAAAACATCGCGAGGCTTGTTGAATCTAAACTTGCGGATTACAAAATAAAAGCAGAGGTTGTGGGCATATTCCCAGGTCCAGTGATTACTCGATTCGAGCTAGATCTGGCGCCAGGTGTTAAAGTTAGTCGTATTTCAGGCCTATCGATGGATTTGGCACGTTCGCTATCTGCAATGGCGGTTCGTGTTGTAGAGGTTATTCCCGGCAAACCTTATGTTGGACTAGAGCTGCCGAATATGAGTCGTCAGACGGTTTATTTTTCTGATGTTATTGCCAGTACTCAGTTTGCTGACGCTAAATCTCCAACAACGGTTGTGTTGGGGCAAGATATTGCAGGTGAAGCTGTCGTGGCAGATTTAGCTAAAATGCCGCATGTGCTTGTTGCTGGTACAACAGGTTCAGGTAAATCGGTTGGCGTGAATGTCATGATTCTGAGTATGCTTTATAAAGCGACGCCAGAAGATGTACGTTTTATTATGATCGACCCTAAAATGCTCGAACTGTCGGTCTATGAAGGTATACCTCATCTGTTATCTGAAGTTGTCACCGATATGAAGGATGCTTCAAATGCACTTCGTTGGTGTGTTGGGGAGATGGAACGTCGCTACAAACTGATGTCGGCACTCGGGGTTCGAAATATCAAAGGTTTTAATGATAAGTTGAAGCTGGCAGCGGAAGCGGGTCATCCAATCCATGATCCTCTATGGCAGGATGGTGATAGCATGGACGAGCTTCCTCCGCTATTAGAGAAGCTTCCTTATATTGTTGTTATTGTCGATGAATTTGCCGACTTGATGATGGTAGTTGGCAAAAAAGTTGAAGAACTTATTGCTAGATTAGCTCAAAAAGCTCGTGCTGCCGGTATTCACTTGATTCTAGCGACACAGCGTCCCTCCGTTGATGTTATTACCGGTTTGATCAAAGCTAATATCCCGACGCGGGTTGCCTTTACTGTTTCTACTAAAACTGACTCACGGACCATCTTGGACCAAGGAGGAGCTGAATCCCTTCTCGGAATGGGCGACATGCTTTATTTACCACCAGGGTCCAGCCATACGGTACGAGTGCACGGTGCATTTGCATCTGATGACGATGTACATGCTGTGGTGAGTAACTGGAAAGCTAGAGGTAAACCGAATTACATCGATGAGATCACCCATGGAGATCAAGGCCCAGAAGCATTGTTACCGGGTGAGAAACCCGAAGGTGAAGAAGAAATGGATCCGTTATTTGACCAAGTGGTTGAGCACGTCGTTCAATCTCGCAGAGGCTCGGTATCTGGAGTTCAACGTCGGTTCAAGATAGGTTATAACCGAGCGGCTCGAATTGTGGAACAGTTAGAGTCTCACGGAATTGTTAGCGCGCCGGGGCATAATGGTAATCGTGAAGTTTTGGCTCCTGCGCCGGGAAGAGAAGTCAATTAG